Below is a genomic region from Tursiops truncatus isolate mTurTru1 chromosome 4, mTurTru1.mat.Y, whole genome shotgun sequence.
TTTTTCTTACTGTGTCAGTTTAGATAAGCCTATTACTCAAgaattttgtccatttcatctaacttATAGAATTTAATGGCATAAattgtccttttattttctgtagaatCTCTACTCAAGTCCCCTTTTTGTTTATAATGttggtaattttaattttgtctcttttttcttgataaatcttGCTAGAAATTTGTCAAGTTTAGTAATCTTTTTAATGCTTCCACTTTTGACATTTTGATtatctgttgtttgttttaaatttgatttcttcttttgccttcattatttcttctatttactttgagcttaatttgttttattttgtctagCTTCTAAAGTAGAAGTTTTGACCATTTAAatcattcatattttctactATAAATGTCCCTCTAGTGCAGCTTTAGCTGAATCACACAGATATTGATATACTGTGTTTTTGATACAattcattttgtaatattttataatttcccttgtgatttcttctttgatctatgggCTATTTAGAAATTGGTTGTTAAATCCCAaatattttagggttttctataatGCTTTCTAAAATTAATTCCTAATTTGATACCATTGTATATTTTCCAGAATATGCTCTGTAGAATTACTATATTCCAGacagaataatataaaattatgattttaattccttaatattttgAGACCTTTTCTATGGCCTAGTATATAGTCTATTTTGGTGAATGATTCATGTGCACATGTAAAGACTCTATAGTTGTTGGGGTAGAATTATGTACATACAGTTATTGGATAATGGTTATATAAAATCTCTGACTACAAATGTGAATTTGTCTACTTCTCCATTTAATCTGTCaggttttgtttcatgtattttgaaatacTGTTACTGGTTGCATACATATTTAGAATTCTTACAATTTCCTGATGAATCAACTCCTTAATAATTATGAAATGTTCTTCTATTTCTCTAGTAATATTCTTTCCCTTGAAGTCAACTTAGTATGATATTAAGATAGCGacaccattttcttaatcttaGTGTTTAGATGGTATATTCAACAAcaaattttaatcttaaaaaataagatttttcaaCCTTAGTGTTTAAGTGGTATAAATTTTTACACATTTACTTTCAACTTCTCTGTCTTTACacaaaatctataaaattaattcttttttatacgATCTTATTGCTGGCTTTTACATAGAATTTTTAGTTCATTACCATTTAATATAATTAGTGATATAGTTTAAATCTCGTGacttcatttggtttttatttatctcatgtattatttatttgtttgtttttcttttctgttttctttgaggTAAATcacatttttactatttttaatatttagatataTGTGGTTTTGTTGTATTTTAGTGGTTTATCTAGAGCAGTGCTATCTAAAGTATCTTTCTTCAATGATGGAAATAGTCTTTATCTGTTCAACCTAGCATGGTAGATACTAGCCATATGTAGCTCTttagcatttgaaatgtggctagtgcaatttaggaactgagtttttaattttatctaattttgattattttctacCTAAATTTAAATATGGACATGTAGCTACTGACTACCCTATTGGACAGTATATATTTAGAGATTACAATATGAATGTTAGATTTATTAGAGCCTACCTTCGAATAATATGCCATGCCACAGTGTAgtttttttgccttctttctgcCCTTTAAGCActttgtttcttgcattttagTTCTACATATGCTAAGAACCTCTCAATACATTctatatattgttattatttttcttttaagtgctcTGCAGTCTTTTAAAGATACACAGAGATAGGTATAAGTGTAGATATAGATTGAGAATTGTTCTATATTTTTCCAGATATTTACTTTCTGtcataccttttatttattccaGCAGATCTGGAGTTCCGTTGGTATCATTGCTCTTTAGCCTGAACAACTACTTTTAGCATGTCCTGTAGTACAGGGTTGCTGGAAGCAAGTTCTCTAAGcttttattctttgaaatgactttatttgctctctttttctttttctaagggagagatagagagatttatatatagtacttttaggttgactttttttttttttttgcggtacgcgtgcctcccactgctgtggcctctcccgttgtggagcacaggctccggatgcgcaggctcagcggccatgactcacgggcccagacactccgcggcatgtggcatcttcccagaccggggcacaaacccgtgtcccctgcatcggcaggcagactcccaaccactgcgccaccaggggagccctaggttgactttttaaagcactttataTTATTGCTTTGTCCAGTAATATATTGTCCAGTTATTTTTAGTTGGAAATCAGCCATGATGCATATTGTTGTTCCATTCCAGGTAATGTATCTATTGTTACTGactgcttttaaattattttctttatattttgttttcagtaGTTTGACTATGAAGAGCTTATGTGTGTTTTGCTTTATAGCACTCTGCCTGGGGTCCACTGAGGATCTTGGATAGGTATGCTAATGTCTTTCAGTCATTTTGAATCATTCTCTGccatgtttctttaaatatttttttctatcctaTTCTCTATGTTCTCTTTCTACACTCGTGTTAggtttgatattgtcccacagatCTCAAACACTTCTgtattttttcactatttttgcCTCAGTTTTGATACCTactcttgacatttttttcctcattttaaacaaGAAGTTTATTTAAACAGCAAGATGCTTGGGAATgtcctgatggtccagtggttaggagtccttggtctcactgccaagggcccaggttcaatccctggtcagggaaaacAAGATGCTTGATGTGAAGGGAAAACTATGATTCATCTCTTTCAGGATAATTTATTCCTGTTTAAAGGCAGATTGCTCTACATGCAAAAAAGGTACAATATTGTCCTTGGTTTTACaatgaaaaagattaaaattctcCAACTGAACAAAATATGCAAGGAtttttatgttattctttttttgttaaacaGTGAGTGTGAAATAACTTACTGGAATGTAAAGATAAGCGCTGAATGAACATGCCACTAATGGAGAAAGGGGggtattttcacagaactagaattttCCCCTGTCTCCTCTCCATTTGGTGTTGATCAAAGCATACCATTGGccgtttaggttttttttaaaaaatgcaatatgcTTGAGTATATACAGCAGTGACTTTATATACAGTAAAGGAATGGggaggaggaaaatgaaagaatagagaaaactATACTGCAGTAGTCAGGATGTGGTAGGACCAAATTGGGTTTTCTAATTGAGAACATGTGTTTATGTTCTGCAGTAAAGTAGCAGATTCCCTTTTGAGTAGACACCTCCTATCTGCTGCTGGAACACATCAATTGCATCTTCATCTTTCATTTCCAACTGTGCAGGTGTGTCTGTTTCATTGATTGGTTACCTAATAGTTTGGAATCTATTCTGCCTCATTGACAAACCCTGTCATTCACAATAGGCTTCATCAGTTTGCTAAGTGCTGTATGCCTCTTAATCTTAAAGTGCACCAAAGAACCATCCATCCCTGCCATCTTCAAATTAGTATGATCATTGTTCTCAatcttgactccttccttgggcttttcTTCCAGCCCTGGTGAGCGCTTCACAAAAAAGGTACCGGGTCCTTACCTAAGGAGGTGTGCTACTGATCTGTCTTCAAGGATACTTTTCTGACTCCAGTCTGCTGTTAAACTCATCTAATGAACTGTTCATTTatgatattgatttttttctgaaaatttcaatACATTTTTCTTCAATATAGTATTCATATATCTCTGTTAAAATCCCCCATCTCTTCACTCATGTTGCCTGCTTTTTCTACTAGATCctttagatttttcattttcattttattttatctttatttgaagTCTCTGACTGATAATTCCACTATCTGGGCCATCTCTGGGTCTTCCCTCTTTGTATATTCTCTCATGATCATGATttacattttcttgcttctttgtgtGTGATAAATTTTATGGCATTAAAGGCATGTTGTGTAAACACAGTAGAAATAgatgtaaatattatttatttctagaaaaaaatcaagagtgaAGAGCTAAATAAATCAGATTTCTAGTCAAGATATGTTTGAACTTTGTTGCAACTTTGGTTTGACCACAGGCTTTACATGTTTTGAAAGTGGAATTAGAATTTACCTCTGGTAGGCTTAGGATCTGAGCACTGGTGAGATCCATAGATCTGTATGCTTCTCTGTCCAACTACTAGCTTTCTTAAACATGAAGATCTCTCAGCTCTCACAGCCTGGCTTCCAGCTCTTTGTGTTTCTGGggagttttctttgttctccttcagTCCTCCTATGTTTAGGGAGATCTGTCCTCCCAGAATGCCTCAGAGCACTTTCTCTCAGTACTCTTGTCTGTCTCCAACTCCTAGAAACTGAAATCCTAAGTTGAAATTTATCCCTCTCATTTCTCCTCTCCTACTTTCAAGTCTTTGAGTAACTGCCCCGGAACACTTACCAAGCAATAGAGTTGGTAAGTGAATTCAGATTTACTCTGCCACTGGGGGCTCAGAATTCAAATCTGTCCCAGCAACCCACACACAGGCCTTAAATCTTTGTTAAAGATTCTGCTGATTTCCTGTCTATggagaagtttttcttttcctgctagTCAACCAGGGAGGAGAGCAGCTTTGTATTGATATGTTTTCTCACCTATGAAGTGTTCATCACTGGAGTTGAGTTTGTTTAGAGATTCTTTGAAACGTCACTTTTTTGCGGAGTTCAGGAAAACAGATTTTGTACCTCagttgtattgttttgtttgttatggGGAGAGTTATGCTTTCTCATGACTTCCTACTTCATAACTGGAGGTGGATCCATCACACGATACATTTGTTGATGGaacagagggaagcaggagggcaGTCTCTCATGTGTTAAgttttcaaattccagctctctTTATAATTTACCCCTTGCTGAATTCttgagcaagttttttttttttttttaacatctctgttTTCTCAAATGTAAAAGGAGGGTAATAAGGATGCCTAATTTATAAAACTTTGAGAGGATTAAGAGTTATATGCAAACTACTTAGGATGATATCCGAAACAtagtaaaaattatataagtgttttgttatttttatttggaatagAGTTTTGTCCAGAAAGCATTAGAGTGTgttaaaaaaatctcagcaagatGGAGAGAGGATCAAGATAATTACCCCTGACTTTGTAGAGGGTACCACTACCAATTATTAAAACAGAAGGTATTTCCATAAATAGAGTAGTGTTTAATCAACCTGAATAACACTTTCTAGTTGCTGGTGAGTTAGGTGCTTCATCAGTGAAATTAGGTACTTAGTTGAGTGAGGTAGAAAATATACTactacagaaattaaaataattgaaggGTTAATCACCCCTCTGGCTTTGACGGCCTGTGTACCTCCTGGAGTTGATGGAATGCCCTACAGAGCAATGCACAGCTGATACTCTTACCTTCCCTTGTGCCGTCCCTCGAGCAGCACTGCCTGGCTATGCCTAGGTCTAGGATCCTGAGATTCcctataaatgaaagaaataagctGCAGATGGAATATTTTTTTAGCTTCCAGTTTTTCCCTCTTAGTttctttctaaattcttttcctctttcaaagtctctctttctatttctttttttttttttttttttctgtatgcgggcctctcactgttgtggcctctcgcattgcagagcacaggctccggacgcgcaggctcagtggccatggctcacgggcccagccgctccgtggcatgtgggatcctcccggaccggggcacgaacccgcgtcccctgcatcggcaggtggactctcaaccactgcgccaccagagaagcccctctctttctatttcttattaCCATTGTGGTATCTTCAAATTATCTTCCCATTTTCCCTCTCTGTTCTCCTCTTATATATTAAgccaaaataacaataataataataatcaatatattatttcttaGATGAATACATTATATTCTTCAATGAGTATATTTTCTTAATTACTCAGGACTCCAAAACTGTAGAAACATTTTACATATTGAAAGaggttcttaaaaattaaaaaacaaaaacaaaatcctcaAACCTTAGAATTATCTAAGTCAGGTAATTGCCTCTCAAAATTGCAGTTTGGAAAAACTGTGGCTCTGATTGACAAACTCTTGCAATTCCTGACACTCAGGGCTCTGTTTCCTTAGGTCTTTTCAGGCTGTCCTGGGTCTCTCCAATGATTAAAAATATGATCAGCTGCAAGGTTGTTGTATTTACTACTATTGTGAGTATTGTACGATGCCATTTATCTCCCAGCCTTATTCTCCCCTAAGACCCCCAAACAACACACaactctcaatctctctctctccctccctccctccctccctccctctctccctctctctctctctctctctctctctctctctctctccctctctccctctatccctccatctgtctctcctctctctctccctctctagccgccccccaccacacacagctGAAAGTTATGCAATACATATATTCTGACGCACTGTCAGGTTCTGTGAGCACTAGTTCAGGGAGGTATTTTTAGCTAAGGGGCTCTTCCAATATAAACAGCAACTTATATGTAAGCCTGGTTCCACTCCTAATGAATTTGCCTAGAaacaaagggttttttttttttttaggatacaGTATGTACAGTTTCTGAAGGAAAAATTGAAAGTGGGCAACCAGTACTCCTCCCATCTGTCCCTGGGCAATCTGCTAGGTGAGCAACCACCATTGGTTGCACAGTCTGGTCCGTCCGCCCCACTGATGGATTGTTTCCTCT
It encodes:
- the LOC101331797 gene encoding small ubiquitin-related modifier 2-like — protein: MAGEGKFPSTGICITPRSLFTNALSPSASLNCHLIPDTNVRSPGLEEKPKEGVKIENNDHTNLKMAGMDGSLVHFKIKRHTALSKLMKPIVNDRLEMKDEDAIDVFQQQIGGVYSKGNLLLYCRT